One genomic region from Actinomycetota bacterium encodes:
- a CDS encoding transketolase family protein: MLNKDVQAILSDENKKAATRTAYGEKIAELGEINKDIVVLDCDLSKSTMTSVFAKKFPERFFDMGIAEANMMSVAAGLATTGKIPFASTFAVFATKRVADQISSSIAYPGLNVKICATHAGLSVGEDGATHQAIEDVAIMRAIPGIIVLSPCDGTETGKVIEYAASHHGPYYIRLTRSNIPVIFNESYKFELGKGIKIMEGPKATLIATGFMTHIALQAAKELNDEGIEVDFINMPSIKPLDDELVLESAGKTGLVVTVEDHNIIGGLGSAVCELLSEKMPVKVIRMGVMDKFGASGEPMELIKAYGFDKESIKNKVKSLVK, encoded by the coding sequence ATGCTTAATAAAGATGTTCAGGCAATATTGTCAGATGAAAACAAAAAGGCTGCGACAAGAACTGCATATGGAGAGAAGATTGCAGAACTTGGAGAAATAAATAAAGATATAGTTGTTCTTGACTGTGATCTGTCAAAATCAACCATGACATCTGTTTTTGCCAAAAAATTTCCGGAAAGATTCTTTGATATGGGTATTGCCGAAGCAAACATGATGAGTGTTGCTGCCGGTCTTGCGACAACCGGTAAAATACCCTTTGCTTCTACTTTTGCAGTATTTGCAACCAAAAGGGTTGCTGATCAGATTTCAAGTTCAATAGCCTATCCCGGCCTTAATGTTAAAATATGTGCAACACATGCAGGTCTTTCAGTAGGAGAAGACGGAGCAACTCATCAGGCTATAGAAGATGTTGCAATAATGAGAGCTATACCGGGAATAATTGTCCTTTCACCTTGTGACGGGACAGAGACGGGCAAAGTAATAGAATATGCCGCATCGCACCACGGCCCTTATTATATCAGGCTCACAAGAAGCAATATTCCTGTTATCTTTAATGAAAGCTACAAGTTTGAACTTGGCAAAGGCATAAAGATAATGGAAGGACCAAAAGCCACTCTTATTGCCACAGGATTTATGACACACATAGCTTTGCAGGCAGCCAAAGAACTTAATGATGAAGGAATTGAAGTGGACTTTATAAATATGCCATCCATAAAACCTCTTGATGATGAGCTTGTGCTGGAAAGCGCAGGAAAAACAGGTCTTGTAGTTACTGTTGAAGATCATAACATAATAGGCGGACTTGGAAGTGCAGTTTGCGAACTTCTCTCAGAGAAAATGCCTGTGAAAGTTATAAGAATGGGTGTTATGGATAAATTCGGTGCTTCAGGAGAACCGATGGAACTTATCAAAGCTTATGGATTTGATAAGGAAAGCATCAAAAACAAGGTAAAATCGCTTGTAAAATAA
- a CDS encoding adenine phosphoribosyltransferase — MDLKSKIRNIPDFPKKGIVFYDITTLIKDGSAFRYAVDMLVDSCKGKKIDAVIGAESRGFIFGSVVAYELGVGFIPVRKPGKLPYETYEISYQLEYGCSTLEMHVDAVKEGDSILIVDDLVATGGTAKATAEMIEKAGGKIAGFCFLIELDFLKPREVLKGYDIFSLVSYDS; from the coding sequence ATGGATTTAAAATCTAAAATCAGAAATATACCTGATTTTCCCAAAAAAGGTATAGTTTTTTATGATATCACCACACTTATTAAAGACGGGTCTGCTTTCAGATATGCCGTTGATATGCTTGTGGATAGCTGTAAGGGGAAAAAGATCGATGCTGTCATAGGAGCTGAATCAAGAGGTTTTATTTTTGGTTCAGTTGTAGCTTATGAACTGGGAGTAGGTTTTATTCCTGTAAGAAAGCCTGGCAAACTGCCGTATGAAACTTACGAGATATCATATCAGCTTGAATACGGATGCAGTACCCTGGAAATGCATGTGGATGCTGTAAAAGAGGGCGACAGCATACTGATAGTTGATGACCTTGTTGCCACAGGCGGGACAGCGAAAGCGACAGCTGAGATGATCGAAAAAGCAGGAGGAAAAATAGCCGGTTTCTGCTTTTTAATAGAACTTGATTTTCTAAAGCCGAGAGAAGTGCTTAAAGGATATGATATTTTCTCGCTTGTAAGTTATGATTCTTAA
- a CDS encoding DUF1844 domain-containing protein has translation MAAKKGGNGEYKDIKDNTGSWDKAKKYDDATLKDKDLSPEEKKKEEEELVKQLQEELDKLTTKDIIIQLMMSLSSLAYKKMGLPVGTNDKFKDKIQAKLAIDGFDALLKVLTDEVSAQERETLQSSLTNLQMNFVKIFGA, from the coding sequence ATGGCAGCCAAAAAAGGCGGAAACGGTGAATATAAAGACATAAAAGATAATACCGGCTCTTGGGATAAGGCAAAAAAATATGATGATGCGACTTTAAAGGACAAGGATTTAAGTCCTGAAGAAAAGAAGAAAGAAGAAGAAGAGCTGGTAAAGCAACTACAGGAAGAACTGGATAAGCTTACAACCAAAGATATAATAATTCAACTTATGATGTCTCTTTCAAGTCTTGCTTATAAAAAAATGGGTCTGCCGGTAGGAACAAATGATAAATTCAAGGATAAAATCCAGGCAAAACTGGCAATAGATGGTTTTGATGCTTTGCTGAAAGTTCTGACAGATGAAGTCAGCGCACAGGAAAGAGAAACATTGCAGTCATCTCTGACAAACCTTCAAATGAATTTTGTCAAAATATTCGGAGCCTGA
- a CDS encoding rubredoxin — protein MAVWKCSACGFEKEGRCKPKKCECGAKDSFEKKE, from the coding sequence ATGGCAGTATGGAAGTGCAGCGCCTGCGGTTTTGAAAAAGAAGGCAGATGCAAGCCTAAAAAATGTGAATGCGGCGCCAAAGATTCTTTTGAAAAGAAAGAATAA